From the genome of Blautia pseudococcoides, one region includes:
- a CDS encoding DUF3788 domain-containing protein, whose protein sequence is MEWSILYTNGNQPSLEMVAAYINNPLWAEFHSHIQSKYKIEPRMEYSRCSMQAGWNMKYKKSGKSFCTLYPMQGYFIALVVIGRKEMTEAELLIPLYSDYVQTVFKNTKVGNGQKWLMIEVRDREILQDVFSLLQLRIGK, encoded by the coding sequence ATGGAGTGGAGCATACTTTATACAAACGGAAATCAGCCTTCGTTGGAAATGGTTGCAGCGTACATTAACAATCCACTGTGGGCTGAGTTTCATAGCCATATTCAGTCTAAATACAAGATTGAGCCTCGCATGGAATATAGCCGTTGTTCCATGCAGGCAGGCTGGAATATGAAATACAAAAAGAGTGGGAAATCTTTCTGCACGCTTTATCCCATGCAAGGATATTTTATAGCTCTTGTCGTGATCGGTAGGAAGGAGATGACGGAGGCGGAACTCTTGATACCGCTATATTCTGACTATGTGCAGACAGTATTTAAAAACACAAAGGTAGGAAACGGGCAGAAATGGTTGATGATAGAAGTGCGGGATAGAGAAATTTTGCAGGACGTGTTTAGCCTGCTCCAACTCCGAATAGGTAAATAA
- a CDS encoding sensor histidine kinase, translating to MSKKRTLKKELTMLMMLVSACTLISACAAVLYVFFSFFIENTQEDIEYVLNSTSQQFQSHMQFIEDGAVSIRHNMMLNDFFDTGKSGADYDRTVTEPQLSYSMELFSDRNMINKKIPFVTSVYLFNNAGDCIYEHYYASTLAAEKKEETQYLSMQRQFQQSQDRYACVSDDKSINLLFRIYDDHMEEKGICIAKISREAVNVLLGEGIAYSDCTWMVLFGDDRIIAFQGRWSEIEQLTQLERVWRGKRLLKEHNVIGCAKMCGFDIRTVICVGEENIFSVLKSTVLIFVVGLIIVLIVTVLVAFGLSYRFTRPVTRMIEKIQAFGKQDFDDRMEDSTIQEYHDIGVVFNEMAERIKYLIMQVYEKQLLATQSQVKYLQAQTNPHFQFNILSMLSLKAKMAGNEEVYEGLTAFSKLMQGKIFREKEIKIKVSEELEIVRFYLYLQKSRYQDKICYEIKVQDDRINQNLIPRLLIEPLVENAVSHGLEPKRGNGIIKIILYEEPGIYDGSMMLHICVEDDGVGFDAEKMVENGGEKELLDGKIEHTHTGLENTKRMLTILYGSFHEFRISGGIGRGTKVEIVIPSERGGYDVESHSS from the coding sequence TTGTCAAAGAAAAGAACACTGAAAAAGGAACTTACAATGCTTATGATGCTTGTTTCCGCCTGCACACTGATTTCCGCGTGTGCGGCGGTTTTATATGTCTTTTTTTCCTTTTTTATCGAAAATACTCAGGAAGATATTGAATATGTGTTAAATAGTACCAGTCAACAGTTTCAATCCCATATGCAGTTTATTGAAGATGGGGCTGTGTCGATCCGTCACAATATGATGCTGAATGATTTTTTTGATACAGGAAAATCTGGAGCTGATTATGACAGAACTGTGACAGAGCCCCAGCTATCATACAGTATGGAATTGTTTTCTGACCGTAACATGATCAACAAAAAAATACCTTTTGTGACAAGCGTGTATCTGTTCAATAATGCGGGAGATTGTATTTATGAGCACTACTATGCCTCTACGTTGGCAGCAGAGAAGAAAGAGGAGACGCAATACCTAAGCATGCAGAGGCAGTTTCAGCAAAGTCAGGACAGGTATGCGTGTGTGTCGGATGATAAAAGCATTAATTTGTTGTTTCGTATTTACGATGATCACATGGAGGAAAAAGGAATATGCATTGCTAAGATCAGCAGGGAAGCTGTCAATGTACTGTTGGGAGAAGGTATAGCCTACAGTGATTGTACATGGATGGTACTATTTGGAGATGATCGGATCATTGCCTTTCAGGGGAGGTGGAGCGAGATAGAACAGCTGACCCAATTAGAGAGGGTTTGGAGAGGCAAACGATTGTTGAAGGAACATAATGTCATTGGCTGTGCTAAGATGTGCGGGTTCGATATACGGACTGTGATCTGTGTGGGCGAGGAAAATATTTTTTCTGTCTTGAAATCCACAGTTTTGATATTTGTTGTGGGGCTGATCATAGTGCTGATTGTCACTGTACTTGTTGCGTTCGGATTGAGTTACCGTTTTACACGTCCGGTAACTAGAATGATTGAAAAAATACAGGCTTTTGGAAAGCAGGATTTCGATGATCGTATGGAAGATTCTACGATCCAGGAGTATCATGACATTGGAGTCGTGTTCAACGAGATGGCTGAAAGGATTAAATATTTGATCATGCAGGTATATGAAAAACAACTTTTGGCCACCCAGTCCCAGGTAAAATATCTGCAGGCCCAGACCAACCCTCATTTTCAGTTTAATATCCTGTCTATGCTTAGCTTAAAGGCGAAAATGGCGGGCAATGAAGAAGTATATGAAGGACTGACGGCATTTTCAAAGCTGATGCAGGGGAAAATTTTCCGGGAGAAGGAGATTAAGATTAAAGTATCTGAAGAATTGGAAATTGTGAGGTTCTACTTATACTTACAGAAAAGTAGATATCAGGATAAGATTTGTTATGAAATCAAAGTGCAGGATGATCGTATCAATCAGAATCTGATCCCACGCCTGCTGATCGAGCCGCTTGTTGAAAATGCTGTCTCCCACGGATTGGAGCCAAAGCGTGGGAATGGTATAATCAAGATCATTCTTTATGAAGAGCCAGGAATATATGATGGCTCCATGATGCTTCACATATGTGTGGAAGATGATGGGGTAGGGTTTGACGCGGAAAAAATGGTGGAGAATGGTGGGGAAAAAGAACTCCTGGATGGAAAAATTGAGCATACCCACACTGGTTTGGAGAATACAAAACGGATGCTTACGATATTGTATGGAAGCTTCCATGAGTTCAGGATTAGCGGAGGAATAGGAAGAGGAACAAAGGTGGAAATTGTGATTCCGTCAGAGAGGGGGGGATATGATGTGGAAAGTCATAGCAGCTGA
- a CDS encoding response regulator transcription factor, protein MWKVIAADDEGYIREALQKLIDWRKMNCVLEAVVCDGQALIDQIREGHPDIVISDIQMPGMDGVEVCRFVYETCPGTQVILLTAYSEFEYARAAIKYNACDYVLKISIIEELPRAVEKAAKELEKCRSEDTQKDQGEKKEPGTLYLQMERYIEQNFQTKLSLEEIAEALHANGSYLSRLYKNKTGKNLFDAILDRRIEAAKEYLLFTDMKTYEISEAVGIEDSGYFSKMFKKKIGVSPKEFRKGGNHGEIQ, encoded by the coding sequence ATGTGGAAAGTCATAGCAGCTGATGATGAGGGATATATTCGGGAAGCGCTTCAGAAGTTGATTGACTGGAGGAAAATGAACTGTGTATTGGAAGCCGTAGTCTGCGATGGACAGGCCCTTATAGATCAAATCAGAGAGGGGCATCCAGACATTGTAATCTCAGATATACAGATGCCGGGGATGGATGGTGTGGAAGTGTGTAGATTTGTTTATGAAACTTGTCCAGGGACACAGGTGATTCTTTTGACAGCGTATTCTGAATTTGAGTATGCCAGGGCTGCAATTAAGTACAATGCCTGTGATTATGTGCTGAAAATTTCAATTATCGAAGAATTGCCCAGAGCAGTGGAAAAGGCTGCCAAAGAACTAGAAAAATGCCGCAGTGAAGACACACAAAAAGATCAGGGGGAAAAGAAAGAGCCTGGAACTCTTTATCTTCAAATGGAACGGTATATTGAGCAGAACTTCCAAACCAAACTTTCTCTGGAGGAAATTGCCGAAGCACTACATGCGAATGGAAGCTACTTGAGCAGACTTTATAAAAATAAAACAGGAAAGAACCTCTTTGATGCAATACTGGACCGGAGAATTGAGGCTGCAAAGGAATATTTGCTCTTTACGGATATGAAGACTTATGAGATATCAGAAGCAGTGGGAATCGAAGATTCAGGATATTTTTCCAAGATGTTTAAGAAGAAGATAGGGGTCTCGCCCAAAGAATTTAGAAAGGGTGGTAATCATGGGGAAATACAATAA
- a CDS encoding ABC transporter substrate-binding protein yields MGKYNKIGFVCIFLLSSMLSGCKGVEEEPVTITVIHAWGGMEADHVAMRDIYEGFEKENSDIRLQLISMPTRKEMLWKVEDMIMVGDTPDIIIFSGMGQNQTYGFMVDNDMALDLMPYLEKDTEFANSISDANLEYWTTDENHLFTVTDVLSLSGGYWYNEEIFQQAEIQKIPETWEEFWTMCETLRFWTEKQGLDILPLQPSGEGYLYFMDHILADLGDNTSSGIRGHKITAGKENLEYVVNQLRQIYQFSTSESEGYTYLDETSLFNEGKVAIYVNGVWGAPMISDNINAGYALLPSVSGTSISCESACLGYVLGNSGNADREDASIRFLKYMLSEPVQTRIVRETEQIPVNPQIELEDYADEKPRMYQAASLVMNADRKIDVPDNLWTASQKTIFTGNILDVLSGKQSEQEFVEKLIGAQNEEK; encoded by the coding sequence ATGGGGAAATACAATAAAATCGGTTTTGTTTGTATTTTTCTTTTATCTAGTATGTTGTCTGGCTGCAAAGGTGTGGAAGAGGAGCCGGTGACAATCACAGTGATCCACGCGTGGGGGGGGATGGAGGCAGATCACGTTGCTATGCGTGATATTTATGAAGGGTTTGAAAAAGAAAATTCAGATATCAGGCTCCAACTTATCTCTATGCCCACCAGGAAGGAGATGCTGTGGAAAGTAGAGGATATGATCATGGTGGGAGATACCCCGGATATTATCATCTTTAGTGGTATGGGACAGAATCAGACGTATGGTTTTATGGTGGATAATGACATGGCTTTGGATTTAATGCCATATTTAGAGAAAGATACGGAATTTGCAAATAGTATATCTGATGCAAATCTGGAATACTGGACAACAGACGAAAATCACTTGTTTACAGTGACAGATGTATTGTCACTTAGCGGGGGGTATTGGTATAATGAAGAAATTTTTCAGCAGGCCGAGATTCAAAAAATTCCTGAAACATGGGAAGAATTTTGGACTATGTGTGAAACGCTAAGATTCTGGACAGAGAAGCAGGGACTGGATATACTACCTTTGCAGCCATCCGGGGAGGGATATTTATATTTCATGGATCATATCCTGGCTGATCTTGGTGACAATACGTCAAGCGGTATCAGGGGACATAAAATTACAGCAGGGAAGGAAAACCTGGAATATGTGGTGAATCAGTTAAGGCAGATATATCAGTTCTCCACTTCTGAAAGCGAAGGGTACACTTACCTGGATGAGACCAGTTTATTCAACGAGGGAAAAGTGGCTATCTACGTCAATGGTGTATGGGGCGCGCCTATGATCTCTGATAATATTAACGCAGGATATGCATTACTGCCTAGTGTGTCTGGGACCTCCATTTCCTGTGAGTCTGCTTGTCTGGGTTATGTACTGGGAAATAGCGGAAATGCAGACAGAGAAGATGCTTCTATCCGTTTTCTCAAATATATGCTGAGTGAGCCGGTACAAACACGGATTGTCAGAGAGACTGAGCAGATCCCTGTCAATCCTCAGATAGAACTTGAAGACTATGCAGATGAGAAGCCCAGAATGTATCAGGCGGCGTCACTTGTAATGAACGCAGACAGGAAGATTGATGTTCCTGATAATCTATGGACAGCATCGCAGAAAACCATATTCACCGGAAATATACTGGATGTCCTGTCAGGAAAGCAGTCTGAGCAGGAGTTTGTGGAGAAGTTAATTGGTGCTCAAAATGAAGAAAAGTGA
- a CDS encoding ABC transporter substrate-binding protein: MKRKVVSILLIAAMCVTVLAGCRGGSDSSKEGSSVAKDEDNTLEFYHGYYQDESEWAAAQVMRDIYDQFAEEHGDGNVTFKAIAVENRDEIVSAQVSGGSFPDMVDFGGARGSLTSAVAQNLVYDLKPYIDENNLADAVGLNYTQNDQNGHIYSVHDQIESRGLWYNSAVLEKAGVSTDKIFADWTSFGDAMDKINTLGNGIYGYIAGQGSRQIVNAIMGSTEKGKEMIESELTEDTINSSEFAEAFKTAAKLDQANGSDHTTDDNGNLMADFNTNGTVGVLFNGVWNAGAIAEANAEVIEPTLFPGNIAIASAGDGIAVANGMSEEKTALALEFVKYMTSVEVQEKIFTEVQAKPCNTTLDLNALAQKSDNAIVSKLAEACSQVNDADTTVIDLSYTWGSDVDKAIINALMESAVTGTDIDARFEQLQKELFALIG, encoded by the coding sequence ATGAAAAGAAAAGTCGTAAGTATATTATTGATTGCGGCAATGTGTGTGACTGTATTGGCTGGCTGTAGAGGTGGTTCAGATTCAAGTAAAGAAGGAAGTTCCGTTGCCAAGGATGAAGATAACACTCTGGAATTTTATCACGGGTATTATCAGGATGAGAGCGAGTGGGCGGCTGCTCAGGTTATGAGAGATATATATGATCAGTTTGCAGAAGAGCATGGGGACGGGAATGTGACATTCAAAGCAATAGCGGTGGAGAATCGTGACGAGATTGTCAGCGCACAGGTATCTGGCGGCTCTTTCCCGGATATGGTGGACTTTGGCGGTGCCAGAGGATCGCTGACATCGGCTGTGGCACAGAATCTTGTGTATGACCTGAAACCTTATATCGATGAGAATAATCTTGCAGATGCAGTTGGACTGAACTATACACAGAATGACCAGAACGGCCATATTTACTCTGTCCATGATCAGATTGAGAGCCGTGGACTCTGGTACAATTCCGCAGTATTGGAAAAGGCAGGCGTATCTACGGATAAAATATTTGCTGACTGGACCTCTTTTGGGGACGCGATGGACAAGATCAATACGCTGGGTAACGGTATATACGGTTATATTGCAGGCCAGGGATCCCGTCAGATTGTGAATGCAATCATGGGATCTACTGAGAAAGGTAAAGAAATGATAGAATCAGAATTGACTGAGGATACCATTAATTCCAGCGAGTTTGCAGAGGCGTTTAAAACAGCGGCAAAATTGGATCAGGCAAATGGATCTGATCACACGACAGATGACAATGGGAATCTGATGGCTGATTTCAATACAAACGGAACAGTGGGCGTGCTGTTTAATGGAGTGTGGAACGCAGGCGCTATCGCTGAAGCAAACGCAGAAGTGATAGAACCAACGTTGTTTCCAGGTAACATAGCCATTGCATCCGCCGGTGACGGTATTGCGGTCGCTAATGGAATGAGTGAAGAAAAGACAGCGCTCGCTCTGGAATTCGTTAAGTATATGACAAGCGTGGAAGTGCAGGAAAAGATATTTACAGAAGTACAGGCAAAACCGTGCAATACGACATTGGATCTGAATGCGCTGGCCCAAAAGAGTGATAATGCCATAGTTTCCAAGCTGGCAGAAGCATGCTCACAAGTGAATGACGCAGATACAACTGTGATCGATTTGAGCTATACTTGGGGCTCTGATGTAGACAAAGCAATTATCAATGCTCTGATGGAATCAGCAGTAACAGGAACTGATATCGATGCAAGATTTGAGCAGCTTCAGAAAGAACTGTTTGCATTGATCGGATAA
- a CDS encoding carbohydrate ABC transporter permease, translated as MRKTGFIIAFLAPTLLAFCMFYLYPIITVFITSFCKWDYTNIANPEFFSFEHLWDNYDYIFNKYPFFWEALRNSTVWAILGAAVQVPVAMLIALAFSRKMKGIKFVRNVYIIPNMISTAAMGIIFLQLYNPSYGIINPIIRLFKTDFNDSVLLLKGPAFIAMTCAYIFFTGTTTLMILGNIMAVPEEVREAAMLDGASGLRQDWHITIPMIKGTLRTVSIMAATSGFLLYNEVYFLTKGAAGTYSVSYVIRELAITSPRTQFGRANSVAVIQILAGMVIILVINLVYSVSLKKKR; from the coding sequence ATGCGCAAAACCGGATTTATCATTGCGTTTCTTGCCCCTACTCTGCTTGCATTTTGTATGTTTTATCTGTATCCGATTATTACAGTGTTTATTACATCCTTCTGTAAATGGGATTATACGAATATTGCGAATCCGGAATTCTTTAGCTTCGAGCATCTGTGGGATAATTATGACTATATATTCAATAAATATCCCTTTTTCTGGGAGGCATTGAGAAATTCTACAGTCTGGGCAATTTTGGGAGCTGCAGTGCAGGTTCCTGTGGCAATGCTGATAGCCCTGGCGTTTTCCAGAAAAATGAAAGGGATCAAGTTTGTCCGCAATGTTTATATTATCCCGAATATGATTTCTACAGCTGCTATGGGGATAATTTTCTTACAATTGTATAATCCATCCTACGGAATCATCAATCCTATTATCCGGTTATTTAAAACAGATTTTAATGACAGTGTACTTTTATTAAAGGGGCCGGCATTTATCGCTATGACCTGCGCCTATATTTTCTTTACAGGAACGACCACATTGATGATCTTAGGCAATATTATGGCGGTTCCTGAGGAAGTGCGGGAGGCTGCAATGCTGGATGGCGCGAGCGGACTTAGACAGGACTGGCATATCACGATTCCGATGATTAAAGGGACGCTTAGGACGGTATCCATTATGGCAGCAACTTCTGGTTTCCTGCTCTACAACGAGGTATACTTCCTGACAAAAGGAGCTGCCGGAACGTACAGTGTCAGCTATGTTATCCGTGAATTGGCAATCACTAGTCCGAGAACTCAGTTTGGCAGGGCAAACTCAGTGGCAGTGATACAGATTTTGGCAGGTATGGTGATTATTTTGGTTATCAATCTGGTATACAGCGTATCTTTAAAAAAGAAACGTTAA
- a CDS encoding carbohydrate ABC transporter permease codes for MKKKRHIKSAKSMPVGTRIFTYICLLWALIVALVPLIWLILSSLKEDPLARPGFQLPESIYLNGYISTFRDLHVLRYFGNSMFVAGVSVIISVVMISMSAYVVARMEFKGKTLVSILLYSTMFIPATALTYPVYNLINNLSLYDTRGALILIYSCSGIAISFFVIKNYYDNIPRDLEEAARIDGCGYVRTWVKVIFPIARPGIMTAAVLAFLNNWNEYYWASLVLITREKLTVPSLLSTFTTAFNTNYNGLFSAMVVIILPPVLLYCIFSKFFVEALSGGAVKG; via the coding sequence ATGAAGAAAAAAAGACACATAAAAAGTGCGAAAAGTATGCCTGTTGGAACGCGGATCTTCACTTACATCTGCCTTTTGTGGGCGCTGATTGTGGCTTTAGTCCCTCTGATATGGCTTATATTGTCCAGTTTAAAGGAAGATCCTCTGGCAAGACCGGGATTCCAACTTCCAGAATCAATCTACCTGAATGGGTATATCTCCACATTTCGGGATCTCCATGTGCTTAGGTACTTTGGTAACAGTATGTTTGTGGCAGGTGTATCAGTAATTATCAGCGTAGTTATGATCTCTATGTCAGCCTATGTGGTTGCGAGAATGGAATTTAAGGGTAAAACTCTGGTAAGCATACTGTTGTATTCAACTATGTTTATTCCAGCTACCGCTTTGACCTATCCAGTGTATAACCTGATCAACAATCTGAGTCTCTACGATACGAGGGGAGCGCTGATTTTGATCTATTCCTGCAGTGGGATTGCCATTAGTTTTTTTGTCATCAAAAATTATTATGACAATATTCCACGGGATCTGGAGGAAGCGGCGAGAATTGATGGCTGTGGATATGTGCGGACATGGGTTAAGGTGATTTTTCCGATCGCGCGCCCCGGGATTATGACAGCGGCGGTACTTGCATTTTTAAATAACTGGAATGAGTATTACTGGGCATCTCTGGTTTTGATCACTCGTGAGAAGCTGACTGTTCCCTCGCTGCTCTCTACATTTACAACAGCATTTAATACAAACTATAACGGATTATTTTCAGCTATGGTCGTCATTATACTTCCGCCGGTACTTTTGTACTGTATCTTCAGCAAATTCTTTGTAGAGGCATTGTCAGGCGGCGCGGTTAAAGGATAG
- a CDS encoding alpha-L-fucosidase translates to MNQEIKKRTKWFMDARFGMFIHWGLYSIPACGEWVMSQKEMTVEEYRGYFDQFDPVDYNPKKWVRLAKNAGMKYVVLTAKHHDGFCLFDSKLTDYKATNTKAGRDLVREFVDACREEGLKVGLYFSIIDWHHPDFPKYGDKQHPMRNNEAYKDEKIDFDRYLDYMHGQVRELVTNYGRLDLLWFDFSYDDMTGEKWRASDLIRMVRTFQPDVIIDNRLEGAGDNHGSIAKEHPLIYSGDFASPEQIIPPEGVCDEKGEPIPWELCATMNNHWGYCNFDHQYKSPQMLVRKLVECVSKGGNMILNVGPDAKGNIPTESVDILEKVGKWMQKNKESIYGCGISKLQKPEWGRYTQKENVIYAHVYETPLGALPLYGIPPEQLAEVTYLADGSEVNRGEAWNTALYPDVAFVSFGEDPVFTYPLPDEKDTVLKICLKELI, encoded by the coding sequence ATGAATCAGGAAATTAAGAAACGCACAAAGTGGTTTATGGATGCCAGATTTGGCATGTTTATCCATTGGGGGCTGTACTCGATCCCGGCGTGCGGCGAATGGGTGATGTCCCAAAAGGAAATGACAGTGGAAGAATACAGGGGCTATTTTGACCAATTTGACCCAGTGGACTATAACCCGAAGAAATGGGTGCGCCTGGCAAAGAATGCGGGAATGAAATATGTAGTGCTGACAGCGAAGCATCATGACGGTTTTTGCCTGTTTGATTCTAAACTGACCGACTACAAAGCGACAAACACTAAAGCCGGAAGGGATCTTGTCCGGGAGTTTGTGGACGCCTGCCGGGAGGAAGGGCTGAAGGTGGGCCTTTATTTTTCAATTATAGACTGGCATCATCCTGATTTCCCCAAATATGGCGACAAGCAGCACCCCATGCGGAATAACGAGGCATACAAAGATGAGAAGATTGACTTTGACCGGTATCTTGATTATATGCACGGACAAGTCAGAGAGCTTGTAACCAATTACGGGAGACTAGACTTGCTTTGGTTCGATTTCTCCTATGATGATATGACGGGAGAAAAGTGGCGGGCATCTGATTTGATCCGAATGGTTCGCACCTTCCAACCAGATGTGATTATTGATAACCGTCTGGAAGGTGCAGGAGACAACCATGGCAGTATCGCAAAGGAGCATCCATTGATCTACAGCGGCGATTTTGCAAGCCCGGAACAAATCATCCCACCTGAAGGAGTATGTGACGAAAAGGGAGAGCCGATCCCCTGGGAACTTTGCGCCACAATGAATAATCATTGGGGATACTGTAATTTTGATCATCAGTACAAAAGCCCGCAGATGTTGGTGCGAAAACTGGTAGAATGTGTGAGTAAAGGCGGAAATATGATTCTCAACGTAGGTCCGGATGCAAAGGGGAATATTCCGACGGAGAGTGTCGATATTCTTGAGAAAGTAGGAAAATGGATGCAGAAAAATAAAGAGAGCATTTATGGATGTGGAATCTCGAAACTGCAAAAACCAGAATGGGGCAGATATACCCAGAAAGAAAATGTGATTTATGCACATGTATATGAGACGCCTCTGGGAGCACTGCCGCTATATGGAATCCCACCTGAACAATTGGCTGAAGTGACATATTTGGCTGATGGTAGTGAGGTGAATCGCGGGGAGGCGTGGAATACAGCTCTTTATCCGGATGTGGCATTTGTATCGTTTGGTGAAGATCCAGTTTTTACATATCCTCTGCCTGATGAAAAGGATACTGTATTGAAAATCTGCTTAAAAGAATTGATATAA